The Candidatus Microthrix subdominans genome includes a window with the following:
- a CDS encoding HAD-IC family P-type ATPase: MPRLAPFAPDAPPDDTPGNDDAFSAPEPTGEVSDAYPENGLTDDEVAERVADGRVNRRPGVQGMRTSRIVLTNVLSPVNGIMLALFVLIGISGFWKDALFVGVVVTNTVVGITQELRARRELDQLKVLTEPAATVVRGGHTSEVQADDLVEDDLVEVSAGFQVVADGEVTDAVGLSVDESLLTGESKAVAKEVGDSILSGSFIVAGRGRFRATGVGAHSYAGSLTTEARRFSMAGSWLQGEINRIIHWLLFIVPPAALGMWLTRRGSGDTWQEALQGTVAAAVSMVPDGLVLLTSVAFVAGVVTLSRHKALAKQLATVESLARVDVLCMDKTGTITTGELEFVEAVPLDDIEVDEVKQVLAAIAAADPSPNATSTAIAEGTGTPPDWTVAAVEAFQSQYKWAGVTFAGRGMFILGAPDVMVDADDPVLERVGALSTGGSRVLLLSRAAESSSFHPLPDDLTPVAIVELSDEVRDDAAGVIEFFARQGVDLKVISGDNIGTVSAVAERANITQIGEPIDARRLPLDSEPSDEMADAMESTTVFGRVTPHQKEAMVSSLQARGHVVAMTGDGVNDVMALKQADLGIAMGEGSAAARSIADLVLTDNAFATLPVVVDEGRKVINNVERVSNLFLTKSAYAIVLTVAVAVASMPFPLLPRQLTLIGTFSIGLPGFFLALSPEVDRLRPGFLRRVLSFALPAGVIAAAMAMVAFVYTRNQFGLPEARTMTTLTLLAIGLVVLLASSRPLHPWKIGLAVGMAVSYALICGLWVTRDYFELSYVADAGVWGVGVGASLLGGVLIVALTALLDRTERTGA, translated from the coding sequence GTGCCCCGCCTCGCCCCCTTTGCTCCTGACGCTCCGCCGGACGACACCCCCGGGAACGACGACGCCTTCAGTGCTCCCGAACCCACCGGCGAGGTGTCCGACGCCTACCCCGAAAACGGGCTGACCGACGACGAAGTGGCCGAGCGGGTTGCCGACGGGCGGGTCAATCGTCGGCCCGGCGTGCAGGGAATGCGTACGAGCCGGATCGTCCTCACCAACGTGTTGAGCCCGGTCAACGGCATCATGCTGGCACTGTTCGTCCTGATCGGGATCTCGGGATTCTGGAAGGACGCCCTCTTCGTCGGGGTGGTCGTGACCAACACGGTGGTGGGCATCACCCAGGAACTGCGGGCCCGGCGTGAGCTCGACCAGCTCAAAGTGCTGACCGAGCCGGCGGCCACGGTCGTACGAGGCGGCCACACCTCGGAGGTGCAGGCCGACGACCTGGTCGAGGATGACCTCGTCGAGGTGAGTGCCGGGTTTCAGGTGGTGGCCGACGGCGAGGTGACCGACGCCGTCGGGCTGAGCGTCGACGAGTCGCTCTTGACCGGCGAATCCAAGGCGGTGGCCAAGGAGGTCGGCGATTCCATCCTGTCCGGCAGCTTCATCGTGGCGGGTCGGGGGCGTTTCCGGGCGACCGGGGTTGGCGCACACAGCTATGCGGGTTCGCTGACCACCGAGGCCCGACGATTCTCGATGGCCGGCTCCTGGCTGCAGGGCGAGATCAACCGCATCATCCACTGGCTGCTGTTCATCGTGCCGCCTGCGGCATTGGGGATGTGGCTGACGCGACGAGGCAGCGGGGACACCTGGCAAGAGGCGCTGCAAGGAACGGTGGCGGCCGCGGTGTCGATGGTGCCCGACGGCCTGGTGCTGCTGACCAGCGTGGCCTTTGTGGCCGGCGTGGTCACGCTGTCGCGCCACAAGGCGCTGGCCAAGCAACTGGCCACGGTGGAAAGCCTGGCCCGGGTGGACGTGTTGTGCATGGACAAGACCGGCACGATCACCACCGGCGAGCTGGAGTTTGTCGAGGCGGTCCCGCTCGACGACATCGAGGTGGACGAGGTGAAGCAGGTGCTGGCGGCGATCGCTGCTGCGGACCCGTCGCCCAACGCGACCAGTACGGCGATCGCCGAGGGTACCGGCACCCCGCCGGATTGGACGGTGGCTGCAGTGGAAGCCTTCCAGAGCCAATACAAGTGGGCGGGCGTCACCTTCGCCGGTCGGGGGATGTTCATCCTGGGAGCACCCGACGTGATGGTCGACGCCGACGACCCGGTGCTGGAGCGGGTGGGTGCCCTCAGCACGGGCGGGTCGCGGGTGTTGTTGCTGTCGAGGGCAGCGGAGAGCTCGTCGTTCCATCCGTTGCCCGACGATCTGACCCCGGTGGCCATCGTGGAGCTGTCCGACGAGGTGCGCGACGACGCCGCCGGCGTGATCGAGTTCTTCGCCCGCCAGGGCGTCGACCTCAAGGTGATCTCCGGCGACAACATCGGCACGGTTTCAGCGGTGGCCGAGCGCGCCAACATCACACAGATCGGCGAGCCGATCGACGCCCGTCGGCTGCCGTTGGACAGCGAACCCAGCGACGAGATGGCCGATGCGATGGAGTCGACCACCGTGTTCGGGCGGGTGACCCCCCACCAGAAGGAGGCGATGGTCTCCTCGCTTCAGGCCAGGGGTCACGTGGTGGCGATGACCGGTGACGGCGTCAACGACGTCATGGCGCTCAAGCAGGCCGATCTGGGCATCGCGATGGGGGAGGGCAGTGCCGCCGCCCGGTCGATCGCCGACCTGGTGCTGACCGACAACGCCTTCGCCACGCTGCCGGTCGTCGTCGACGAGGGCCGCAAGGTGATCAACAACGTCGAGCGGGTGTCCAACCTGTTCCTCACCAAGTCGGCGTATGCCATCGTGCTCACCGTTGCTGTCGCCGTGGCCAGCATGCCCTTTCCGCTGTTGCCCCGTCAGCTCACCCTGATCGGCACGTTCAGTATCGGGCTGCCCGGGTTCTTCCTGGCCCTCTCTCCCGAGGTCGATCGGCTGCGCCCCGGGTTTCTGCGCAGGGTGTTGTCCTTCGCCCTGCCCGCCGGGGTGATCGCCGCAGCGATGGCGATGGTGGCGTTCGTCTATACCCGCAACCAATTTGGCCTGCCGGAGGCCCGCACGATGACGACGCTGACGCTGCTGGCGATCGGGCTGGTGGTGCTGCTGGCCAGCAGCCGGCCCCTCCATCCCTGGAAGATCGGCCTCGCCGTCGGGATGGCGGTGTCATATGCGCTGATCTGCGGACTTTGGGTCACCCGGGACTACTTCGAGCTGAGCTACGTGGCCGATGCCGGGGTGTGGGGCGTCGGCGTGGGCGCATCCCTGCTTGGCGGAGTGCTGATCGTGGCGTTGACCGCGCTGCTCGACCGCACCGAGCGCACGGGTGCCTGA
- a CDS encoding acyl-CoA dehydrogenase family protein: MATHDVTNQSRPLVDYDVFGADPALTEALQREGAGWAGPDLERIGRLAGSEDAQEWGRAANANPPELLTHDRYGQRIDEVRFHPSYHELMTVAIGEGLGAAPWAEDRTGAHVARCAKVIVWYQTDGGHMCPTSMTYSVVPAMRNNPELFAEWESGLTAASYDRRFISAEQKSGLTCGMAMTEKQGGSDVRANTTTARHLSGDEYLITGHKWFCSAPMSDGFLTLAQTEAGLTCFFLPRWRPDGTRNAMAIQRLKDKLGDRSNASSEVEFDEAWVRRVGDEGRGVATIIEMVNHTRLDCVLGATAIMRQGTAQAIWHARHRSAFGRTLVDQPLMTAVLADLALESEAATTSAMWLAGLFDATAGGRDSDRNDDTARLLTRLATPILKYWICKRAPMHAAEALECFGGNGFVEESPMPRLFRQSPLNGVWEGSGNVICLDVLRAMARSPESTAAFMSELRVTAEASPTMAAALGEVQALLDQPDELERSARSVVERLALLLQASLLVRHAPSEVAEAFIQSRLGSGGGIAFGTLSPAADAGAIVRRALPLAG, translated from the coding sequence ATGGCCACACATGATGTGACGAACCAGAGCCGGCCGTTGGTCGACTACGACGTCTTCGGCGCCGACCCGGCACTGACCGAGGCGCTGCAGCGCGAGGGGGCGGGCTGGGCGGGACCCGACCTCGAGCGCATCGGAAGGCTCGCCGGCAGCGAGGACGCCCAGGAGTGGGGACGGGCGGCCAACGCCAACCCCCCAGAGCTGTTGACCCACGACCGCTACGGCCAACGCATCGACGAGGTGCGCTTCCATCCCAGCTATCACGAGCTGATGACCGTGGCGATCGGCGAGGGGTTGGGCGCAGCCCCTTGGGCAGAGGACCGCACGGGCGCCCACGTCGCCCGGTGCGCCAAGGTGATCGTCTGGTACCAGACCGACGGTGGCCACATGTGTCCCACCTCGATGACGTATTCGGTCGTCCCGGCGATGCGGAACAATCCCGAGCTGTTCGCCGAGTGGGAGTCCGGCCTGACCGCCGCCAGTTACGACCGTCGGTTCATCTCGGCGGAACAGAAGTCGGGGCTGACCTGTGGCATGGCGATGACCGAGAAGCAGGGCGGCAGCGACGTTCGGGCCAACACGACCACCGCCCGCCATCTCTCCGGTGACGAATACCTGATCACCGGCCACAAGTGGTTCTGTTCGGCGCCGATGAGCGACGGGTTCCTCACCCTCGCCCAGACCGAGGCTGGGCTCACGTGCTTTTTCCTCCCACGCTGGCGGCCCGACGGCACGCGCAACGCCATGGCCATCCAGCGCCTCAAGGACAAGCTGGGCGACCGGTCGAACGCCTCGAGCGAGGTCGAGTTCGACGAAGCCTGGGTGCGTCGCGTGGGCGACGAGGGTCGCGGCGTGGCCACGATCATCGAAATGGTCAACCACACCCGCCTCGACTGTGTGCTGGGGGCGACGGCGATCATGCGCCAGGGAACCGCCCAGGCCATCTGGCACGCCCGTCACCGCAGCGCCTTCGGCCGCACCTTGGTCGATCAACCGCTGATGACGGCGGTGCTGGCCGACCTGGCCCTCGAGTCCGAGGCGGCCACCACGTCGGCGATGTGGCTGGCCGGCCTGTTCGACGCCACCGCTGGCGGTAGGGACTCAGACCGCAACGACGACACGGCTCGACTGCTCACCCGGCTGGCCACGCCGATCCTCAAATACTGGATCTGCAAACGGGCCCCGATGCACGCCGCCGAGGCCCTCGAATGCTTCGGCGGCAACGGCTTTGTTGAGGAATCGCCGATGCCGCGCCTGTTTCGCCAGAGCCCACTGAACGGCGTGTGGGAGGGTTCGGGCAACGTCATCTGCCTCGATGTGCTGCGGGCGATGGCCCGCTCCCCCGAGTCGACCGCCGCCTTCATGTCCGAGCTGCGGGTGACCGCCGAGGCCTCACCCACCATGGCCGCCGCGCTCGGCGAGGTGCAGGCGCTGTTGGACCAGCCCGACGAGCTGGAGCGATCGGCCCGATCGGTCGTCGAGCGCCTGGCCCTCCTGTTGCAGGCGTCCCTGTTGGTCCGCCATGCGCCGTCCGAGGTGGCCGAGGCGTTTATCCAAAGCCGGTTGGGCTCGGGCGGTGGCATTGCGTTTGGCACGCTCTCCCCCGCCGCCGACGCCGGCGCCATCGTCCGCCGGGCGCTCCCCCTGGCCGGCTGA
- a CDS encoding alpha/beta hydrolase produces the protein MLYLHGGGYIAGGPHTHRMLVGALVVRTGFRAFVPDYRLAPEHRHPAALDDARVVYDQLATQTHNTGRSFAVAGDSAGGGLATALVVDRRDADVRLPDRLALISPWVDLSGPSPETIEARAGLDVVMRAEQIQLSGLAYAEDRIADPSASPLWADLRGLPPTLIQVGTSELIGVEGELLAQRMAIAGVPVALEVWEKMPHVFQAVPVLKERRFALDRLAAFISEDRD, from the coding sequence GTGCTGTACCTGCACGGTGGCGGATACATCGCCGGTGGCCCACACACCCACCGCATGTTGGTCGGTGCGCTGGTGGTGCGCACCGGCTTTCGGGCGTTCGTCCCCGACTATCGCCTCGCCCCCGAGCACCGCCATCCGGCGGCGTTGGACGACGCACGCGTTGTCTATGACCAGCTGGCGACCCAGACGCATAACACCGGCCGTTCGTTCGCCGTGGCGGGCGACAGCGCCGGTGGGGGCCTGGCCACCGCGCTGGTGGTCGATCGCAGGGACGCGGACGTCCGACTCCCGGACCGCCTGGCCTTGATCTCGCCCTGGGTGGACCTGAGCGGGCCCAGCCCGGAGACGATCGAGGCGCGAGCCGGCCTCGACGTGGTGATGCGGGCCGAGCAGATCCAATTGTCGGGGCTGGCCTATGCCGAAGATCGCATCGCCGATCCCAGCGCGTCGCCGCTGTGGGCCGATCTGCGCGGCCTCCCGCCGACCCTGATCCAGGTGGGCACGAGCGAGTTGATCGGCGTGGAAGGCGAGCTGCTCGCCCAACGGATGGCCATCGCCGGGGTACCGGTGGCGCTCGAGGTGTGGGAGAAGATGCCCCACGTGTTTCAGGCGGTCCCGGTGCTGAAGGAGCGACGCTTCGCGCTCGACCGCTTGGCGGCGTTCATCTCGGAGGATCGGGACTGA
- a CDS encoding acyl-CoA dehydrogenase family protein — MTFTEEHELFRSTVRSFVETEINPHVETWEAEGTFPAQELFTKMGALGLLGLEYDEADGGGGADHLYTLLLFEELGRSESMGIPMAIGVQTDMATPALAAFGSAELKQQYLAPAITGEAVAAIAVTEPDAGSDVAALTTRAARDGDDWIISGAKLYITNGTQADWLCALVRTSDEGGSRGVSQIIIPTDAAGFSVSRKLDKLGMRGSDTAELVFDEVRVPVANTIGEIGRGFPQQMQQFQNERLVASYQAVGAMEHALVRTRDYLMERNAFGAPLAANQYLQFTLAELTAEMEMVRSLNYRAAAAMIAGEDVTRLATIAKLTSARSLRRVADWCLQFHGGIGFMEETWTARFFRDARLWSIGGGADEVMLRQLARMDGYAPPRS, encoded by the coding sequence ATCACCTTCACCGAGGAGCACGAGCTGTTCCGATCGACGGTCCGCTCATTTGTCGAGACCGAGATCAACCCCCACGTCGAAACATGGGAGGCCGAAGGCACCTTTCCGGCCCAGGAGCTGTTCACCAAGATGGGCGCCCTCGGGCTGCTGGGCTTGGAATACGACGAGGCTGATGGCGGCGGCGGGGCCGACCACCTGTACACGCTGCTCCTGTTCGAGGAGCTGGGGCGCTCCGAGTCGATGGGCATCCCGATGGCGATCGGCGTGCAGACCGACATGGCCACCCCGGCGCTGGCGGCGTTCGGTTCCGCCGAGCTGAAGCAGCAGTACCTGGCGCCGGCCATCACCGGCGAGGCGGTTGCGGCGATTGCGGTCACCGAACCCGACGCCGGCTCCGACGTGGCCGCACTGACCACCCGCGCGGCGCGCGACGGCGACGACTGGATCATCTCCGGCGCCAAGCTGTACATCACCAACGGCACCCAGGCCGACTGGCTGTGCGCGCTGGTGCGCACCTCCGACGAGGGCGGCTCCCGCGGGGTCAGCCAGATCATCATCCCCACCGATGCGGCCGGGTTCTCGGTGAGCCGCAAGCTGGACAAGCTGGGCATGCGGGGATCGGACACCGCCGAGCTGGTCTTCGACGAGGTGCGGGTGCCGGTCGCCAACACGATCGGCGAGATCGGCCGGGGCTTCCCCCAGCAGATGCAGCAGTTTCAGAACGAGCGCCTGGTCGCCTCCTACCAGGCGGTCGGGGCGATGGAGCATGCGCTGGTACGCACCCGCGACTACCTGATGGAGCGCAACGCGTTTGGCGCCCCGCTGGCGGCCAACCAGTACCTGCAGTTCACGCTGGCCGAGCTGACCGCCGAGATGGAGATGGTGCGGTCGCTCAACTACCGGGCGGCAGCGGCGATGATCGCCGGCGAGGACGTCACTCGGCTGGCGACGATCGCCAAGCTGACCTCCGCCCGATCGCTGCGGCGGGTTGCCGACTGGTGCCTGCAGTTCCACGGCGGCATCGGCTTCATGGAGGAGACCTGGACCGCCCGGTTCTTCCGGGACGCCCGGCTGTGGTCGATCGGCGGGGGAGCCGACGAGGTCATGCTGCGGCAGTTGGCCCGCATGGATGGCTACGCACCGCCTCGCTCCTGA
- a CDS encoding thiamine diphosphokinase produces the protein MVAVIYVGGMGPSAPPALPAEPIVRIAADSGLDLAVASGADVDLVVGDLDSVSVDALAAARVRNVEVRSSPADKDETDLELAIACAEALGASQLVVIGGGGGRLDHLLGVLAALAGAARRGLDVAAYPGDDLMWLVAPGVRLELSIQPGRTVSLVPVGGSATGVTASGLVWPLADATLNPYEGLGVSNRAEAPTVAVEVADGVVAVIVPDLAAEGRHAATRAAGADADDPDVGGPVTAPDDVPCPTQAAFRRDHRSNPAASAAAVPPTRPIPRGER, from the coding sequence ATGGTCGCTGTCATCTACGTCGGGGGCATGGGCCCCAGCGCGCCGCCCGCGCTTCCGGCCGAGCCGATCGTGCGTATCGCCGCCGATAGCGGCCTCGATCTGGCCGTGGCGTCGGGGGCGGACGTCGACCTGGTGGTCGGCGACCTCGACTCGGTGTCCGTCGACGCGCTGGCGGCTGCCCGCGTCCGCAACGTCGAGGTGCGCTCGTCGCCTGCCGACAAGGATGAGACCGATCTGGAGTTGGCCATCGCCTGCGCTGAGGCCCTCGGCGCGTCGCAGCTGGTCGTGATCGGCGGTGGTGGTGGCCGACTCGACCACCTGCTCGGCGTGCTCGCCGCACTGGCCGGCGCCGCCCGGCGCGGCCTCGATGTGGCGGCCTACCCGGGTGACGATCTGATGTGGCTCGTCGCACCGGGGGTACGTCTGGAGCTGTCGATCCAGCCCGGTCGTACCGTGTCGCTGGTACCGGTTGGCGGGTCGGCAACCGGGGTCACCGCATCCGGCCTGGTCTGGCCGTTGGCCGACGCCACACTCAACCCGTACGAGGGCCTCGGCGTGTCCAACCGCGCCGAGGCGCCCACGGTTGCCGTCGAGGTCGCCGACGGGGTGGTCGCCGTGATCGTCCCCGACCTCGCGGCGGAGGGTCGCCACGCCGCCACCCGCGCCGCCGGAGCCGACGCCGATGACCCGGACGTCGGCGGCCCGGTCACCGCGCCGGACGACGTGCCCTGCCCAACCCAGGCCGCGTTCCGACGCGATCACCGTTCGAACCCGGCTGCGTCAGCCGCCGCCGTCCCGCCAACACGCCCGATCCCCCGAGGAGAGCGATGA
- a CDS encoding thiamine ABC transporter substrate-binding protein — MIPMFHSSGDPGSPNDPCGNRRAVGLRGPLVAVAVLAMALVGCAGDDSATGADGASAPDADGPVELVTYDAYVLDEDAAATFAEEEDREISVLQQGDAGSMTARAVLSAGNPEGDVLFGVDNTLLTRALDAELFEPLPEEILDLVPEEYRVDGPGGDTVVAIDSGQVCVNADTAWFAKNSLEVPSSLEDLTDERYRGLLVTQNAAASSPGLAFVLGTIAHFGEDDWQDYWKRLVDNEVRVAADWSDAYEAAYTVSGGDRPLVVSYGSSPPAEVFYSEGERTEPQSEVIEATCTEQVEYAGVLAGTQRPEAARALVAFLLSDENQRSIPLANFVFPIRDVETPEVFERFAVKAVDPLRLDPDEIAANRDRWTEQWRAIAG; from the coding sequence ATGATCCCGATGTTCCATTCGAGCGGAGACCCCGGGTCCCCGAACGACCCCTGCGGCAACCGGCGCGCCGTCGGCCTGCGCGGCCCGCTGGTGGCCGTCGCCGTGCTGGCGATGGCCCTCGTCGGCTGCGCCGGCGACGACTCGGCCACCGGTGCCGACGGCGCCTCCGCTCCCGACGCTGACGGGCCGGTCGAGCTGGTCACCTACGACGCCTATGTGCTCGACGAGGATGCCGCAGCGACGTTCGCCGAAGAGGAGGATCGGGAGATCTCGGTGCTGCAACAGGGCGACGCCGGATCGATGACCGCCCGGGCCGTGCTGTCGGCCGGCAACCCGGAGGGCGACGTGCTCTTCGGCGTCGACAACACACTGCTCACCCGCGCACTGGACGCCGAGCTGTTCGAGCCGCTGCCCGAGGAGATCCTCGACCTGGTGCCCGAGGAGTACCGGGTCGACGGACCCGGTGGCGACACGGTGGTGGCGATCGACTCGGGCCAGGTGTGCGTCAACGCCGACACCGCCTGGTTTGCCAAGAACAGCCTCGAGGTGCCCAGCTCCCTCGAGGACCTGACCGATGAGCGCTACCGGGGGCTGTTGGTCACGCAGAACGCCGCCGCATCGTCGCCGGGGCTTGCGTTCGTGCTCGGCACGATCGCCCACTTCGGCGAGGACGACTGGCAGGACTACTGGAAGCGCCTGGTCGACAACGAGGTGCGGGTGGCCGCCGACTGGTCCGACGCCTATGAGGCCGCCTACACCGTGTCGGGTGGCGACCGGCCCCTGGTCGTGTCCTATGGGTCCAGCCCGCCGGCCGAGGTGTTCTACTCCGAGGGCGAGCGCACCGAACCGCAGAGCGAGGTGATCGAGGCCACCTGCACCGAGCAGGTCGAGTACGCCGGCGTGCTCGCCGGCACCCAACGCCCCGAGGCGGCGCGTGCGCTCGTCGCCTTCCTGCTCAGCGACGAGAACCAACGCTCGATCCCGCTGGCCAACTTCGTTTTCCCGATCCGAGACGTCGAGACTCCCGAGGTGTTCGAGCGCTTCGCAGTGAAGGCCGTCGATCCGCTGCGTCTCGATCCCGACGAGATCGCCGCCAACCGGGACCGCTGGACCGAACAGTGGCGGGCGATCGCCGGGTGA
- a CDS encoding iron ABC transporter permease, producing the protein MSVDVGRVRTTLAQVPTWVLLGLGVIAPLATLTWAARTGVPGSIDSTVPIGQRLVRTGWVTLVQAGASTVATLAVGLPIAVVLARFRFPGRSVLRALIAAPFVLPSVVVGAAVLALLGPGGPLGSLAPPPGSAGSLALIVVAHVSYELIIVVAIVGARLEALPSAQLETARTLGAGAWRRGAAVVLPQILPAVAGAAALVFLLTAGSLGVVLVLGGPRWATLDAEVWYLGTQLLDLRGAAILALVQAGFVAVVGVAYATAGRRSPGGGSLGSGSLGRGSSGAIGAGGRLGTGAGALGSTRRPTGAEWGWVAGVVALVGLFTVAPFVALAGRLTGVTPARFAALWSDGTRGVPPLGPAVARSLGYAVAVAVVCTVAAIGLGLALRSGRGRLTQGVVALPVGVSAAAIGLGVVLMGLIGPVDLRGSAAAVVLVQAAMALPFAVGVTVPVMLAAPRGLEEVAATLGAGEVERWRRVLLPLAATGIAGGAALSAAVALGEFGASTFVVRGDAPTLPTLVGRLLSRQAPEAVALGTLVAAVLGLMCGLLVVAAQGLAQRSRLDQ; encoded by the coding sequence GTGAGCGTCGACGTCGGTCGTGTGCGTACGACGCTGGCCCAGGTGCCAACTTGGGTGCTGCTCGGCCTCGGTGTGATCGCACCGCTGGCAACGCTGACCTGGGCGGCCCGCACCGGGGTGCCCGGGTCGATCGACTCGACGGTGCCGATCGGTCAGCGTCTGGTCCGTACCGGCTGGGTGACGCTCGTCCAAGCGGGTGCGTCCACCGTCGCCACCCTGGCGGTCGGGCTGCCGATCGCCGTCGTGCTCGCCCGGTTCCGGTTCCCGGGCCGCAGCGTCCTCCGGGCGCTGATCGCTGCTCCGTTCGTCTTGCCCAGCGTCGTGGTCGGCGCCGCCGTGCTGGCGCTGCTGGGTCCAGGTGGGCCGCTTGGGTCGCTGGCGCCCCCGCCGGGCTCGGCGGGATCGCTGGCACTGATCGTCGTCGCCCACGTCAGCTACGAGCTGATCATCGTCGTCGCCATCGTCGGTGCCCGGTTGGAAGCCTTGCCGTCGGCCCAGCTCGAGACCGCCCGAACCCTCGGCGCCGGCGCGTGGCGCCGCGGCGCCGCCGTCGTCCTGCCCCAGATCCTCCCGGCGGTCGCCGGGGCGGCCGCCCTCGTCTTCTTGCTCACCGCCGGGTCGCTGGGCGTCGTGTTGGTGTTGGGGGGACCGCGATGGGCGACCCTCGATGCCGAGGTCTGGTACCTGGGCACCCAGCTGCTCGACCTGCGGGGTGCCGCCATCCTGGCGCTGGTGCAGGCCGGCTTCGTCGCGGTGGTCGGGGTTGCCTACGCCACTGCGGGCCGTCGCTCGCCGGGCGGCGGTTCGTTGGGGAGTGGTTCGTTGGGACGTGGCTCGTCGGGTGCAATCGGTGCCGGCGGGCGTCTGGGAACCGGCGCCGGGGCGCTCGGCAGCACCCGCCGGCCCACAGGCGCCGAGTGGGGCTGGGTCGCCGGGGTCGTCGCGTTGGTGGGACTGTTCACGGTCGCCCCCTTCGTCGCCCTCGCCGGACGGCTCACCGGGGTCACCCCGGCGCGCTTCGCCGCCTTGTGGAGCGACGGCACCCGGGGCGTTCCGCCGCTGGGTCCGGCGGTCGCTCGCTCGTTGGGCTACGCGGTGGCGGTGGCGGTGGTGTGCACGGTGGCGGCGATCGGCCTGGGCCTGGCGTTGCGCTCAGGTCGGGGCCGGCTCACCCAGGGCGTGGTCGCCTTGCCGGTGGGCGTGTCGGCGGCGGCGATCGGTCTCGGCGTGGTGCTGATGGGCCTGATCGGCCCGGTCGACCTGCGGGGGAGCGCCGCCGCAGTCGTGCTGGTGCAGGCGGCGATGGCGCTGCCCTTCGCCGTCGGGGTGACCGTCCCGGTGATGCTCGCCGCCCCCCGGGGCCTCGAGGAGGTGGCCGCCACGTTGGGGGCAGGCGAGGTTGAGCGTTGGCGCCGAGTGTTGTTGCCGCTGGCAGCCACCGGTATTGCGGGAGGGGCGGCGCTGTCGGCCGCCGTGGCGTTGGGGGAGTTCGGTGCATCGACCTTCGTCGTGCGGGGTGATGCCCCCACGCTGCCCACCTTGGTCGGCCGCCTGCTGTCCCGCCAGGCGCCGGAGGCGGTCGCCCTGGGCACCCTGGTCGCCGCCGTCCTCGGCCTGATGTGCGGTCTGCTCGTCGTCGCCGCCCAGGGACTGGCCCAACGCTCCCGGCTGGATCAGTAG
- a CDS encoding SRPBCC family protein translates to MQVTAAVVAPVKPATLFARIDRLDDYPRWLDIVQRVEGTEPHPDDEGPAWIVDLGSRVGPLQRSKRLRMVRTVCDDPSEVRFERREHDGRDHSPWVLSVVIDELEPEVSTMNMTLSYGGSLFGPVLERLLQREIDASRPRLLAWLEAG, encoded by the coding sequence GTGCAGGTAACCGCAGCGGTCGTCGCCCCCGTCAAACCGGCAACGCTGTTCGCCCGGATCGATCGGTTGGATGACTACCCGCGCTGGCTCGACATCGTGCAGCGGGTGGAGGGGACCGAGCCTCACCCCGACGACGAGGGCCCGGCATGGATCGTCGACCTGGGCAGTCGGGTGGGGCCGCTGCAGCGCTCGAAGCGACTGCGCATGGTGCGTACCGTGTGCGACGACCCTTCCGAGGTTCGCTTCGAGCGGCGCGAGCACGACGGGCGTGACCACAGCCCTTGGGTCCTGTCGGTGGTGATCGACGAGCTGGAACCCGAGGTGTCGACGATGAACATGACCCTCAGCTACGGCGGCTCGCTGTTCGGTCCGGTGCTCGAGCGGCTGCTGCAGCGGGAGATCGACGCCAGCCGCCCCAGGCTGCTGGCCTGGCTCGAAGCCGGCTAG